Proteins from one Fusobacterium periodonticum 1_1_41FAA genomic window:
- a CDS encoding LemA family protein has translation MIVLGIVLGIVVVLALLAISYKNKFVVLDNRVKNAWSQIDVQMQNRFSLVPNLVETVKGYAKHEKETFEGIANAKAKYMSANTAAEKMEANNQLSGFLGRLFAISEAYPELKANTGFENLQGQLVEVENKIRFARQFYNDTVTEYNQAIQMFPGSLFAGFFNYHNAELFKANDMAREEVQVKF, from the coding sequence ATGATAGTATTAGGAATAGTATTGGGAATAGTTGTAGTTTTAGCTTTATTAGCTATAAGCTATAAAAATAAGTTTGTTGTTTTGGATAATAGAGTGAAAAATGCTTGGAGTCAAATTGATGTACAAATGCAAAATAGATTCAGTCTTGTTCCAAATTTAGTTGAAACAGTTAAAGGTTATGCTAAGCATGAAAAGGAAACTTTTGAAGGAATAGCAAATGCAAAAGCAAAGTATATGTCTGCAAATACAGCAGCTGAAAAAATGGAAGCTAATAATCAATTAAGTGGATTTTTAGGAAGACTTTTTGCTATATCAGAAGCATATCCTGAATTAAAAGCAAATACAGGATTTGAAAATTTACAAGGACAATTAGTAGAAGTTGAAAATAAAATTAGATTTGCTAGACAATTTTATAACGATACAGTAACTGAGTATAACCAAGCTATACAAATGTTCCCTGGAAGTTTATTTGCAGGATTCTTTAACTATCATAATGCAGAATTATTTAAAGCAAATGATATGGCAAGGGAAGAAGTACAAGTTAAATTCTAG